TAGATCCTTTAAATTCATATTTAAAAGTTCCACTACTAATTCATAACCAGAAAGAAATTGAACAGGTGAGTTTACCAGGAAAAAAATTTGGAGAAGACAGTGCTATCTTTTTAATTAACTCCAATAAATCAGGAAATACAGAACCATTGGTTCGCTCATTTTTGAAGAATTGTGAGAACAAAAAATTTTCTGATTTAATGGAGACAGAATTAATTCCAAGGAACAACAAATGTATTCATGAATTGGTAAATGGAAATGCAGACTCGTTTTTTTCAGAACTGAGTCAACTATCAAAATTCCAATTGACTTATTTTAAATCGATGATTCCAGATAATTTTCTGGATTTATGGGATGAAGGTTTGCGTTTGCAACAATTTTGGCTAAAACTATGTGGCTCGGGCGGTGGTGGTTATTTATTGGGCTTTACGAGAAATTATTCCACAACTAAAGATCTGATGCTGGAAAAAGGATACGATATTGTAACTGTTTATGAGAATGAGAAGTAGGACTAATTATTATTTATTTGCAAAAAAAGTCTTTATTATTTTATCATAAAATACCTTTTTGGGTATAGTTTAAAACTTACTAAACGATCTTTTTTCAACGGTTTTAAAATTTAGTATCAATCAGAATTTAACAAATTTTTATGTTTATATGCAAAAGTAAAGAGCTATCTCAAAACAGATAGCCCTTTATGTGAATTTAAAATATACAAACTATTTTGCCTCATCGGCTTAAGCTTATATTTGCGGTTTTCTTATTATTCTCTCATTAATATTTAAGGCTTACTCACTCTTTATAAAGCGAGTGGCATAAACCTGATCTTCGGTCGTAAGCTTCAATATATAAACCCCCGAAGAAAGTCCTTCCACATCTATAAATGGTAGTTCTTCTCCTTTTGCAATAGGTATTACCTTTATTAATCTTCCATTAACTCCTAATACTTCTACCCTAGTAATATCTTTGGTATTTTCAGCCAACTCAATTTTTAACCTACTTGCCACAGGATTAGGATATACTATTAGATTTTTATTACGAGCTTTAAGTTCCTCAATACCCACAGCTTGCGATTTAACTGTAATATGATATACTGTATCTTTTAAGTCATCAAAACTTCCTTTTTCGGGACTAAAAATTACCGCTATTTTATAATCATCAGAAGGAACAAGTTCCTTTGTTATATCAATTGTTCGGGAAAGGGAACGACTTCCAATACGCTCTGTTCGAATTTCACTGGCAACTACTGTATTGTTGTTATCAATTAATTCGATGTTTAAGCGTCCATTTTCGTAAGTCTCATATTCGAATTCAACCTTTACCTCTGTTGCATCTATCTCAATTTGTGTTGGTACAGATAATATTTGTATAGCAGGCTCAATAGCATCTTCAACATTAAAATAAATATTAGGCGAAATAGATACAGCTAGCGGATCTTGCCAGTCATATCCCTTACGGTGCATATATACCTTATAGAAATAATTATTAGCTTTTGTAGTTGCCGATGAAGTTGTAACATTTACAGTAGCCACATTATTTCCAGCTCCAACATTAACACTTCCTCCCCCTAACCAACTTCCGTCGGGTTTTCTCATTTCAATGTTAATTTTACAATCTTCATCAGTTTCATATTTTACATCAATAGTATAGCTTGTTTCACCAGGCTGCAATGAAGTTGGTATTCCATCTCTCCAGAGTTTTTTCTCTAAGGGCTTTTCAACAATATTAACTATGCTTGTAAATGTTGCTAAAACCGTATCACCATCTTTAATTTCATAAACTATTTTGTAGCCATCGGCAATTTCTAATTCCAAATCAAATTCTGCAAATATAGATTTCACCCCTTTTTCAACATCAAAACTATTTTCGGCCAATTGAGCATCTGAAGAATCGTATACTTTTGCAACAACTGTTCTGTTTGCCGATGCTGAATATATTATGGTGGAAGATAAGGAACTAGATGGATAAGTTGTTACATTTTCTTCAAGTGCTTTTATATTATCTTTTTCATCGTTAAATTCTGCAGCATCTATATCTACTAATTTCCAAACTCGAACCCAGTCGTACATTACGGCTCGCTGCTCCTTTGTACGAAAGTCATTCTCAAACATCCATTCCTCTGGCTTAGGATTAGTAGCATTATTTTCATCGCTACCCCAACCATAGGTTTCCATTACAATAATTACAGGCATTGGCAAATAAAAATCACGTGCTGGTGTTATTGTTCCAAAATAAGAATTGTCGTTATAAAACATTGCCGTTTTTTCATCTTTCCACCACATTCCTACTGTATTCCACCCAAGAGGCTCCGCTAATTTGTGTGCATCTACATTACTATTTTCCGACTCGTATGGTAATTGTTCACAAGAACCACTCTCGTCGGAAAATGGTTTTGCATGCGAATTTACATGC
This genomic interval from uncultured Marinifilum sp. contains the following:
- a CDS encoding mevalonate kinase, with product MRIHPNIFYAKILLFGEYSVLLNSMGLSIPYTHFKGELSFIGDDKYTDRNFAKRSNSELLKFLEYLKSNASKYGTLLNLSAFEKDIHNGLYFESSIPESYGLGSSGALCASIYKKYGIKPIGNNKKLQNGEIIQLKNILSQLESGFHGKSSGLDPLNSYLKVPLLIHNQKEIEQVSLPGKKFGEDSAIFLINSNKSGNTEPLVRSFLKNCENKKFSDLMETELIPRNNKCIHELVNGNADSFFSELSQLSKFQLTYFKSMIPDNFLDLWDEGLRLQQFWLKLCGSGGGGYLLGFTRNYSTTKDLMLEKGYDIVTVYENEK
- a CDS encoding T9SS type A sorting domain-containing protein, yielding MQKSTMKIISSIALLLCLNNVFLMAGPPDPPVGKVWILNHEMSDEFDANSPDIDKWKVFDKSDSWGRSASFDKRTLEAYKDPNSDNYYLSMNPMWYYEDERFARGNGEDYYFAGGGMDTRVLQTYGYFEVRVKPSDFPMGSGVFMNSRTTTSDDCNTKYATELDIIENMGYTGPFNEYGDGSFNNYQHVNSHAKPFSDESGSCEQLPYESENSNVDAHKLAEPLGWNTVGMWWKDEKTAMFYNDNSYFGTITPARDFYLPMPVIIVMETYGWGSDENNATNPKPEEWMFENDFRTKEQRAVMYDWVRVWKLVDIDAAEFNDEKDNIKALEENVTTYPSSSLSSTIIYSASANRTVVAKVYDSSDAQLAENSFDVEKGVKSIFAEFDLELEIADGYKIVYEIKDGDTVLATFTSIVNIVEKPLEKKLWRDGIPTSLQPGETSYTIDVKYETDEDCKINIEMRKPDGSWLGGGSVNVGAGNNVATVNVTTSSATTKANNYFYKVYMHRKGYDWQDPLAVSISPNIYFNVEDAIEPAIQILSVPTQIEIDATEVKVEFEYETYENGRLNIELIDNNNTVVASEIRTERIGSRSLSRTIDITKELVPSDDYKIAVIFSPEKGSFDDLKDTVYHITVKSQAVGIEELKARNKNLIVYPNPVASRLKIELAENTKDITRVEVLGVNGRLIKVIPIAKGEELPFIDVEGLSSGVYILKLTTEDQVYATRFIKSE